One genomic segment of Hevea brasiliensis isolate MT/VB/25A 57/8 chromosome 3, ASM3005281v1, whole genome shotgun sequence includes these proteins:
- the LOC110649697 gene encoding cationic peroxidase 1, protein MASFNSSSPTLTTFKFLIGAFYFLVGISSAQLSSTFYSTTCPSALSSIKSAVNSAVSSEARMGASLLRLHFHDCFVNGCDASVLLDGAAGEKTAPANNNSLRGFEVIDKIKSQLESSCPGVVSCADILAVAARDSVVALGGPSWTVQLGRRDSTTASFSAASTNIPSPFSDLSLLISNFSSKGFTTKEMVALSGSHTIGQARCTIFRNRIYNETNIDSSFATSLKANCPTSGGDNTLAPLDLTSPNAFDNAYFRNLLSQKGLLHSDQQLFSGGSTDAQVRAYSTNPTSFSTDFANAMVKMGNLSPLTGTSGQIRTNCRKAN, encoded by the exons ATGGCTTCCTTTAATTCTTCCTCTCCAACTCTCACAACCTTTAAATTCCTTATAGGggcattttattttcttgttggaATCTCCTCTGCTCAGTTATCTTCTACTTTCTATTCAACAACATGCCCTAGTGCCCTCTCCTCCATTAAGTCAGCTGTAAACTCTGCTGTATCCAGTGAGGCTCGTATGGGTGCATCATTGCTTCGTCTTCATTTCCATGACTGCTTTGTTAAT GGATGTGATGCATCAGTATTGTTGGATGGAGCGGCAGGTGAGAAGACAGCACCCGCTAACAATAATTCTCTAAGGGGCTTTGAAGTTATTGACAAGATTAAATCCCAATTGGAGAGTTCATGCCCTGGTGTGGTTTCCTGTGCAGATATCTTAGCCGTTGCTGCTAGAGACTCTGTTGTTGCT TTGGGTGGACCTAGTTGGACAGTTCAATTAGGCAGAAGAGATTCAACCACAGCAAGTTTTAGTGCTGCTTCTACCAACATACCTTCTCCATTTTCAGATCTCAGTCTTCTCATCTCTAATTTCTCCAGCAAAGGTTTCACTACTAAAGAAATGGTGGCTCTCTCAG GATCTCATACAATTGGACAAGCAAGATGCACAATATTTCGCAACAGGATTTACAACGAAACCAACATAGATTCTTCATTTGCAACATCACTAAAAGCCAATTGTCCTACCTCTGGAGGAGACAATACACTCGCTCCTCTTGATCTCACCAGTCCAAATGCTTTTGATAATGCTTATTTCAGGAATTTGTTGAGCCAAAAGGGACTCCTGCACTCTGACCAACAACTCTTCAGTGGAGGTTCTACAGACGCTCAAGTCAGAGCTTATAGCACCAATCCAACATCTTTCAGTACAGATTTTGCCAATGCAATGGTGAAGATGGGAAACCTCAGCCCACTTACAGGCACAAGTGGCCAGATCAGGACCAACTGTAGGAAAGCCAATTGA